One genomic segment of Natrononativus amylolyticus includes these proteins:
- the larE gene encoding ATP-dependent sacrificial sulfur transferase LarE, whose product MTTVEAKLEAARADLADRTGVLVAFSGGVDSSVVAALAHDALGEDAVACTAKSETLPAAELADARRVAGEIGIRHEVVEFSELDSDAFVENDEDRCYHCRTMRLGRMLEKARDLGIDTVCDGTNADDPGAGHRPGLRAVEELDISSPLLAHEITKDEVREIADRYDLSVADKPAMACLSSRIPTGLSVTEDRLSRIERAESLVRQWGFEGFRVRDHDGLARIEIAPDELERALEIEFVESIRDPLADLGFDHVTLDLHGYRTGSVSPAAAESDPAEPLVEDVFSAEYPSSND is encoded by the coding sequence ATGACCACGGTCGAGGCGAAACTCGAAGCCGCCCGCGCCGACCTCGCGGACCGAACCGGCGTTCTCGTCGCTTTCTCCGGCGGCGTCGACTCGAGCGTCGTCGCCGCGCTCGCCCACGACGCCCTCGGCGAGGACGCGGTGGCCTGTACTGCGAAGAGCGAGACACTCCCCGCGGCCGAGCTCGCGGACGCCAGACGGGTCGCCGGGGAGATCGGCATCCGCCACGAGGTCGTCGAGTTCTCCGAACTCGACAGCGACGCCTTCGTCGAGAACGACGAGGATCGCTGCTATCACTGCCGGACGATGCGACTGGGACGAATGCTCGAGAAAGCCCGCGACCTCGGGATCGACACGGTCTGTGACGGCACCAACGCCGACGACCCCGGCGCGGGCCACCGCCCCGGCCTGCGAGCTGTCGAGGAGCTCGATATTTCGTCGCCGCTGCTCGCCCACGAGATCACCAAAGACGAGGTGCGAGAGATCGCCGACCGCTACGACCTCTCCGTGGCCGACAAACCCGCGATGGCCTGTCTCTCCTCGCGGATCCCGACCGGCCTCTCGGTGACCGAAGACCGGCTCAGCCGCATCGAACGCGCCGAGAGCCTGGTGCGCCAGTGGGGGTTCGAGGGCTTTCGCGTCCGCGACCACGACGGCCTCGCACGGATCGAAATCGCGCCCGACGAACTCGAGCGGGCCCTGGAGATCGAGTTCGTCGAGTCGATCCGCGACCCGCTCGCCGACCTCGGCTTCGACCACGTCACCCTCGACCTCCACGGCTACCGCACCGGCAGCGTCAGTCCGGCCGCGGCCGAATCCGACCCGGCAGAGCCGCTCGTCGAGGACGTCTTCAGCGCCGAGTACCCCTCATCGAACGACTGA
- a CDS encoding DNA polymerase sliding clamp: MFKAIVSAATLTSALDSVSVLVDECKIHLEEDGLQIRAVDPANVGMVDLSLDAAAFESYEADGGLIGVDLSRLEDIAGMAESGQLIQLELDEETRKLHIQIEGLEYTLALIDPDSIRQEPDIPELDLPARVVLEGKDVNRSVKAADMVSDHIALGVDEAEEYFYVDAEGDTDDVHLELTRDELIDLQTGSAHSLFSLDYLKDMNKAIPGDAEVTLDLGEEFPIKLYYGFGEGQGQVTYMLAPRIQSD, from the coding sequence ATGTTCAAGGCCATCGTGAGCGCGGCAACGCTCACCAGCGCGCTCGACTCGGTGAGCGTGCTGGTCGACGAGTGTAAGATCCACTTAGAGGAAGACGGCCTCCAGATTCGAGCCGTCGACCCCGCCAACGTCGGGATGGTCGACCTCTCGCTCGATGCCGCCGCGTTCGAGTCCTACGAAGCCGACGGCGGGCTGATCGGCGTCGACCTCTCGCGGCTCGAGGACATCGCGGGGATGGCCGAATCCGGCCAGCTCATCCAGCTCGAACTCGACGAGGAGACCCGCAAGCTTCACATCCAGATCGAGGGGCTCGAGTACACCCTGGCGCTGATCGACCCCGACTCGATCCGCCAGGAGCCCGACATTCCCGAACTCGATCTCCCCGCGCGGGTCGTCCTCGAGGGGAAGGACGTCAACCGCTCGGTGAAGGCCGCCGACATGGTCTCCGATCACATCGCGCTCGGCGTCGACGAGGCCGAGGAGTACTTCTACGTCGACGCGGAGGGCGACACCGACGACGTCCACCTCGAGCTCACCCGCGACGAGCTGATCGACCTCCAGACGGGGTCGGCACACTCGCTGTTCAGCCTCGACTACCTGAAGGACATGAACAAGGCGATCCCCGGCGACGCGGAGGTCACCCTCGACCTCGGCGAGGAGTTCCCGATCAAGCTCTACTACGGCTTCGGCGAGGGGCAGGGACAGGTCACCTACATGCTGGCCCCGCGCATCCAGAGCGACTGA
- a CDS encoding ribbon-helix-helix domain-containing protein: MPKISVEIPQELLEDLDEHVGDDGKFVNRSDAIRASIRKTLDLLDEIDQRHDRLEDGE, translated from the coding sequence ATGCCCAAAATCAGCGTCGAAATCCCGCAGGAACTGCTCGAGGACCTGGACGAACACGTCGGCGACGACGGCAAGTTCGTCAACCGCAGCGACGCCATTCGGGCCTCGATCCGCAAGACCCTCGACCTGCTCGACGAGATCGACCAGCGCCACGACCGCCTCGAGGACGGCGAGTAG
- a CDS encoding polysaccharide deacetylase family protein, whose protein sequence is MKRRTYLATAGALALAGCMSSEDSDDPTNSSNDSDDGDDTEPDTGSDDGTDEPDDPEEDHTFDDFEDLANWEVLMGSMSVDDSQSYEGSQCALLEASESDGQVRISRTFSESVDCSDMMPGLAIATDMPVTPVIQLYDEDRGKAVYRQRLQGDLPFERINFGIDYMQEDPDLSEIVEVHIVLWTGDEAEGRMWVDDLHFVPRPETGKVMLQFPGAYESHHETVLPMLEEHDYPATAFVPTARIRDSSDHDGSRLTRDQLDDLADAGWLIGSQSLHGNSLTSLEGRSQEDELADSRAWLEDNGYDGAGYLSYPSGAYDGETLDLAREHYDLAFVGDYAPQGYVTNPVLCAQVSSPDADRARHVLDITAEFGGITALSYYQLESTDDFESMLSHLTELVEAGDLEVITPADVENEYVL, encoded by the coding sequence ATGAAGCGACGAACCTATCTCGCCACGGCGGGTGCACTGGCGCTCGCAGGCTGTATGAGCTCCGAGGACAGTGACGACCCAACGAACAGCTCTAACGACTCCGACGACGGGGACGACACCGAACCGGACACCGGCTCGGACGACGGCACCGACGAACCGGACGACCCCGAGGAGGACCACACGTTCGACGACTTCGAGGACCTGGCGAACTGGGAGGTCCTCATGGGGTCGATGTCGGTCGACGACAGCCAGTCCTACGAGGGCTCCCAGTGTGCGCTGCTCGAGGCCAGCGAGTCCGACGGCCAGGTCCGGATCTCCCGGACGTTCTCCGAGTCGGTGGACTGCTCGGACATGATGCCCGGTCTGGCGATCGCCACCGATATGCCGGTGACGCCGGTCATCCAGCTGTACGACGAGGACCGGGGCAAGGCGGTCTACCGCCAGCGCCTCCAGGGCGACCTCCCGTTCGAGCGGATCAACTTCGGCATCGACTACATGCAGGAGGATCCGGACCTCAGCGAGATCGTCGAGGTCCACATCGTCCTCTGGACCGGCGACGAGGCCGAAGGCCGGATGTGGGTCGACGACCTCCACTTCGTCCCGCGTCCGGAGACCGGCAAGGTGATGCTCCAGTTCCCCGGCGCGTACGAGTCTCACCACGAGACGGTGCTCCCGATGCTCGAGGAGCACGACTACCCCGCGACGGCGTTCGTCCCGACGGCTCGCATCCGCGACTCGTCAGATCACGACGGCAGCCGGCTGACCAGAGACCAGCTCGACGACCTCGCGGACGCGGGCTGGCTGATCGGCAGCCAGAGCCTCCACGGCAACTCGCTGACCTCCCTCGAGGGCCGGAGCCAGGAGGACGAACTCGCCGACTCGCGGGCGTGGCTCGAGGACAACGGCTACGACGGCGCGGGCTACCTCTCGTACCCCTCGGGCGCCTACGACGGCGAGACGCTCGACCTCGCCAGGGAGCACTACGACCTGGCGTTCGTCGGCGACTACGCCCCGCAGGGGTACGTGACGAACCCGGTGCTGTGCGCCCAGGTGTCATCGCCGGACGCCGATCGGGCCAGACACGTCCTCGACATCACCGCCGAGTTCGGCGGCATCACGGCGCTCTCGTACTACCAGCTCGAGTCGACCGACGACTTCGAGTCGATGCTCTCACACCTCACAGAGCTCGTCGAGGCGGGAGACCTCGAGGTCATCACGCCGGCCGACGTCGAAAACGAGTACGTCCTCTGA
- a CDS encoding 23S rRNA (uridine(2552)-2'-O)-methyltransferase, with protein sequence MSRKDDYYNRAKQQGYRSRAAYKLKQLDDLENLIEGGDTVVDLGAAPGGWTQVAAEKVGPKGTVIAVDLQRIKSFEESYDDRIETVRGDMTQDRTRERVLEIAGDEVDCVVSDMAPNMSGEYSLDQARSLHLARMAFETALDLLGAGGNFAVKVFEGPDVDDLRADIGEEFQYVRATSPKASRKESSEIYLLGKGRLTAPLEEGEELEVEIVDVGSEGDGIASVEGFRLFVPGTEAGETVTVRVEDVKPHFGFAQRLERG encoded by the coding sequence ATGAGCCGAAAGGACGACTACTACAACCGGGCCAAACAGCAGGGCTACCGGAGCCGGGCGGCCTACAAGCTGAAACAGCTCGACGACCTCGAGAACCTGATCGAGGGCGGGGACACCGTCGTCGACCTCGGGGCGGCTCCCGGCGGCTGGACTCAGGTCGCCGCCGAGAAGGTCGGCCCGAAGGGCACCGTGATCGCCGTCGACCTCCAGCGGATCAAGAGCTTCGAGGAGTCCTACGACGACCGCATCGAGACCGTTCGCGGCGACATGACTCAGGACCGGACCCGCGAGCGCGTCCTCGAGATCGCCGGCGACGAGGTCGACTGCGTCGTTTCGGACATGGCGCCCAACATGTCCGGCGAGTACTCCCTCGATCAGGCGCGCTCGCTGCACCTCGCGCGGATGGCGTTCGAAACCGCCCTGGACCTGCTGGGCGCCGGTGGTAACTTCGCGGTGAAGGTGTTCGAGGGGCCGGACGTCGACGACCTCCGGGCGGACATCGGCGAGGAGTTCCAGTACGTCCGCGCCACCAGTCCGAAAGCCTCCCGCAAGGAGTCCTCCGAGATCTACCTGCTCGGGAAGGGGCGGCTCACCGCCCCCCTCGAGGAGGGCGAGGAGCTCGAGGTCGAGATCGTCGACGTCGGCAGCGAGGGCGACGGGATCGCCTCCGTCGAGGGGTTCCGGCTGTTCGTCCCCGGCACCGAGGCCGGCGAAACCGTTACGGTTCGCGTCGAGGACGTCAAACCACACTTCGGGTTCGCACAGCGCCTCGAGCGGGGCTGA
- a CDS encoding DUF6789 family protein: protein MFGRSSERGTDDARAGAPTREGRSRPEHVAYATARGLQAGFVATLIMTAFRLPILRSLPPSANFWARYVSGGDADDHPVAGLVLHLVYGVSAGAVFGGLFALLDAERSIEPEQRGLVWGAVYGMGLSAFGSQFMLKELLDIELEADELALFHAAHLVYGLSLGAWVGSRTEGVEDPEEEYEYDEEN from the coding sequence ATGTTCGGACGCTCGAGCGAGCGGGGAACGGACGACGCGCGGGCCGGGGCGCCGACTCGAGAGGGGCGATCGCGCCCAGAACACGTCGCCTACGCAACGGCTCGCGGGCTCCAGGCGGGGTTCGTGGCGACGCTGATCATGACCGCTTTTCGTCTTCCCATCCTCCGGTCGCTGCCGCCGTCGGCGAACTTCTGGGCGCGGTACGTCAGCGGGGGCGACGCCGACGACCACCCGGTGGCGGGGCTCGTTCTCCACCTCGTCTACGGGGTTTCCGCGGGAGCGGTGTTCGGCGGCCTGTTCGCGCTCCTCGACGCGGAGCGGTCGATCGAACCCGAACAGCGGGGGCTCGTCTGGGGGGCGGTGTACGGGATGGGGCTGTCGGCGTTCGGCTCGCAGTTCATGCTGAAGGAGCTCCTCGACATCGAACTCGAGGCCGACGAACTCGCGCTGTTTCACGCCGCACACCTCGTCTACGGGCTCTCGCTGGGCGCGTGGGTCGGCTCGCGAACCGAGGGCGTCGAGGACCCCGAGGAGGAGTACGAGTACGACGAGGAGAACTGA
- a CDS encoding twin-arginine translocase subunit TatC yields the protein MSSAVDEDTARAINSGRETLGAVFSSAQTHLQKVFIVFVIGFMGTFYALRIWVWGFLEATAKAEMAQHTAEATDLITRTPFEVILLQAKIGMVVGVIVAIPALLYYSRDALRRRGVESVVPITKTYLVLFGLTSITLAVLGIVYAYSIFFPYVFDFLASNAVELGVKPSFGITEFTEFIALLTISFGLAAQLPLFMGVLSYTEIVPYETFRDKWRHAIVGVTVFGALFSPPDPFTLIMWAMPMVALYVLSLGLAKVVTNIRRRGAAEAAGGTALIKRRLLQFGGGLAIVFAAAAAFIQLDGFRYLDRTVHSRLAPEIPYYPRGATPYRQAVQDTAAAYGELGPVVIGAYAALAIGGALLLLYTLAVLRGPVYPRESAIRTGDPEEIDLEVLDAEAIEAVPPQVFLAMEEEEALDHARTAMYDDDKEKAQAILDRYDTLQAAQEGDGETSEGGETAGAGASGGSAAAGAEEEEGSFLSSTAAGMLDPFTEEETTEEDVGGYAYDLVFILNSLTSKMFRIVGTFLVVMAATFFWLYQGGVRDVLVTFLDRMPEDVLHEVAIRNDVDPEGMELNELINQMDIVIALHPVEVLIFAVKVSVLAGVVAVLPLILYYGWPAARERGLVRGDERVFLVWGGTLLAGFAVGTYLGFFWVAPAVISYLVADAINAGMTVSFRIKSFFWLVIFTTVGIGFLFNIIVTMALFHVGGIVNYRTMLRGWRPVIVAIFTVAAFVSPRGILTMILMALPVAVTYLLGLAVLYVLTGGGRLFGGGRGGTTADPDPEPGAAAE from the coding sequence ATGAGTTCTGCCGTCGACGAGGACACCGCCCGCGCGATCAACAGCGGCCGGGAGACACTCGGCGCCGTCTTCTCGAGCGCGCAGACGCACCTCCAGAAGGTGTTCATCGTTTTCGTCATCGGCTTCATGGGGACGTTCTACGCGCTGCGGATCTGGGTCTGGGGCTTCCTCGAGGCGACGGCGAAAGCCGAGATGGCTCAGCACACCGCCGAGGCGACCGACCTCATCACCCGAACGCCGTTCGAAGTGATTCTTCTGCAGGCGAAAATCGGGATGGTCGTCGGCGTCATCGTCGCGATTCCCGCCTTGCTCTACTACTCGCGGGACGCGCTTCGCCGCCGGGGCGTCGAGTCCGTCGTCCCGATCACGAAAACCTACCTCGTCCTGTTCGGGCTGACGTCGATCACGCTCGCCGTGCTCGGCATCGTCTACGCCTACAGCATCTTCTTCCCGTACGTCTTCGACTTCCTCGCGTCGAACGCCGTCGAACTCGGCGTCAAACCCAGCTTCGGGATTACCGAGTTCACCGAGTTCATCGCGCTACTGACGATCTCGTTCGGACTGGCCGCCCAGCTCCCGCTATTCATGGGCGTCCTCTCGTACACCGAGATCGTCCCCTACGAGACGTTCCGGGACAAGTGGCGCCACGCCATCGTCGGCGTCACGGTCTTCGGCGCGCTGTTCTCGCCGCCGGACCCGTTCACGCTGATCATGTGGGCGATGCCGATGGTCGCCCTCTACGTGCTCAGCCTCGGCCTGGCGAAGGTCGTCACTAACATCCGCCGGCGCGGCGCCGCCGAGGCCGCCGGCGGAACCGCGCTGATCAAGCGCCGACTCCTCCAGTTCGGCGGCGGGCTCGCGATCGTCTTCGCCGCCGCCGCCGCGTTCATCCAGCTCGACGGCTTCCGCTACCTGGACCGGACGGTTCACTCGAGACTCGCCCCCGAGATCCCGTATTACCCGCGTGGGGCGACACCGTACCGGCAGGCGGTCCAGGACACGGCCGCCGCCTACGGCGAACTCGGGCCGGTCGTCATCGGCGCCTACGCCGCGCTCGCGATCGGCGGGGCGCTGCTCTTGCTCTACACGCTCGCCGTCCTCCGCGGGCCGGTCTACCCCCGCGAGTCGGCGATCCGTACCGGCGACCCCGAGGAGATCGACCTCGAGGTTCTCGACGCCGAGGCGATCGAAGCCGTCCCGCCGCAGGTCTTCCTCGCGATGGAAGAGGAGGAGGCCCTCGATCACGCCCGTACGGCGATGTACGACGACGACAAGGAGAAGGCCCAGGCGATCCTCGACCGCTACGACACCCTCCAGGCGGCACAGGAGGGCGACGGCGAGACGAGCGAAGGCGGCGAGACGGCCGGGGCCGGCGCGTCCGGTGGCTCCGCGGCGGCCGGCGCGGAGGAAGAAGAGGGAAGCTTCCTCTCGAGCACCGCCGCTGGGATGCTCGATCCGTTCACCGAGGAGGAGACCACCGAGGAGGACGTCGGCGGCTACGCCTACGACCTCGTCTTCATCCTGAACAGCCTGACCTCGAAGATGTTCCGCATCGTCGGCACCTTCCTCGTCGTGATGGCGGCGACGTTCTTCTGGCTCTACCAGGGCGGGGTGCGGGACGTGCTCGTCACATTCCTCGACCGGATGCCGGAGGACGTCCTCCACGAGGTCGCCATCCGCAACGACGTCGATCCCGAGGGGATGGAGCTCAACGAGCTCATCAACCAGATGGACATCGTCATCGCGCTCCACCCCGTCGAGGTGCTGATCTTCGCCGTGAAGGTGAGCGTGCTCGCGGGGGTCGTCGCCGTGCTCCCGCTGATCCTCTACTACGGCTGGCCGGCGGCCAGAGAGCGCGGACTCGTGCGGGGCGACGAGCGGGTCTTCCTCGTCTGGGGCGGCACCTTGCTCGCCGGCTTCGCCGTCGGGACCTACCTCGGGTTCTTCTGGGTCGCCCCCGCGGTCATCTCCTACCTCGTCGCCGACGCGATCAACGCCGGGATGACCGTCTCCTTCCGGATCAAGAGCTTCTTCTGGCTCGTGATCTTCACCACCGTCGGGATCGGCTTCCTGTTCAACATCATCGTCACGATGGCGCTGTTCCACGTCGGCGGCATCGTCAACTACCGGACGATGCTCAGGGGGTGGCGGCCGGTAATCGTCGCCATCTTCACCGTCGCCGCGTTCGTCAGCCCGCGGGGGATCCTGACGATGATCCTCATGGCGCTGCCGGTGGCCGTCACCTACCTCCTCGGCCTGGCGGTCCTCTACGTGCTCACCGGCGGTGGCCGACTGTTCGGCGGCGGCCGCGGCGGCACCACGGCCGACCCCGACCCCGAACCGGGCGCCGCGGCCGAGTAG
- a CDS encoding phosphotransferase family protein, whose product MDALLATALEAAAPDRQVATVSEAGPSWNDTNRTVAVEFADGTAAYLKVAASGDGSRIARERAVITYLDARRTVPVPSVLAGDPSGAVPYLLTEAMAGDRLLGLWADADPDERTALARRVGAALGRVHGHRFEDHGQVAGGGSDGLELETAPWTDVLVETVEEMRAIASCSRFDDHFDRVIAAVESNRGRLEAAPAALLHGDPARPNCVRRGSEIGLLDWELAHVGDPARDLVRVRDQQLDSLRERASDQLVGALHAGYRAEAGSLPAGFEDRRPIYEAVRLLGVSGFFDKVVAFVDEPTDELESWLEAELDRRLEAL is encoded by the coding sequence ATGGACGCTCTCCTCGCGACGGCCCTCGAGGCCGCTGCCCCCGACCGACAGGTCGCGACCGTGAGCGAGGCCGGCCCCTCCTGGAACGACACCAACCGGACCGTCGCCGTCGAGTTCGCCGACGGCACCGCGGCGTACCTGAAGGTCGCGGCGAGCGGCGACGGCAGCCGGATCGCGCGCGAGCGGGCGGTGATCACCTACCTCGACGCCCGGCGGACGGTTCCCGTTCCGTCCGTTCTCGCGGGCGATCCGTCGGGGGCCGTCCCGTACCTCCTCACCGAGGCGATGGCGGGCGACCGACTGCTGGGCCTGTGGGCCGACGCCGATCCGGACGAGCGAACCGCGCTTGCCCGCCGGGTGGGCGCCGCCCTGGGCCGGGTCCACGGCCACCGTTTCGAGGACCACGGACAGGTCGCCGGCGGCGGGAGCGACGGCCTCGAACTCGAGACCGCCCCGTGGACGGACGTCCTCGTCGAGACGGTCGAGGAGATGCGCGCGATCGCCTCCTGTTCCCGGTTCGACGACCACTTCGACCGGGTGATCGCGGCCGTCGAGTCGAACCGCGGGCGCCTCGAGGCGGCGCCGGCGGCGCTGCTCCACGGCGATCCGGCGAGGCCGAACTGCGTTCGCCGGGGGAGTGAGATCGGCCTCCTCGACTGGGAACTCGCCCACGTCGGCGACCCCGCCCGCGATCTCGTGCGGGTGCGCGACCAGCAACTCGACTCGCTTCGCGAGCGGGCGTCCGACCAGCTCGTCGGGGCGCTCCACGCGGGCTACCGCGCGGAAGCCGGGAGCCTCCCGGCGGGATTCGAGGATCGGCGGCCGATCTACGAGGCCGTCCGGCTGCTCGGCGTCTCCGGCTTCTTCGACAAGGTGGTCGCCTTCGTCGACGAACCTACCGACGAACTCGAGTCCTGGCTGGAGGCGGAGCTGGATCGGCGCCTCGAGGCGCTTTGA
- a CDS encoding twin-arginine translocase subunit TatC → MPDESEEGADVDRPEEPRESPAERPDADEAPTDGDEPETGDEEPPDPSEAADDPDPPEADSETAAETDADEPDSADEPDTATESSDADAETDEPVALEPEPEPGETDPFEPADRYPESDSSGGLEKVDDAPEDDAPAADAPRPPEERESSSAPEPGAQHDADGEAADDGDEAAGDDETSLEPAEADNPRERDDLPSAPDDDVSAAPEDDQPEAKTDGEGVVRDHNEGPAQEPTYPDPDEDIGGISTPPDDQEMPLADHIEEMIMRLAVVLLVGSAFTALGLLWASDAIAIIWADVIPDSELRPPHVYHPLELWLTRIKVAALLGIMAALPMVVYQTYLFMKPGLYPNERKYYLAAVPTSVILAGLGMLFSYFLILPILFRYFTFYSEGSANIAYALGETFNLIITLTGFLAVVFQIPLFIMLAIMMGVTTRRWLADKRLYFWAAFAGLAFMFTMDPTMMAPIFVALTMIMLFEGTLLVLKWVGRE, encoded by the coding sequence ATGCCGGACGAGTCGGAGGAGGGTGCAGACGTCGACCGGCCCGAGGAGCCACGGGAGTCGCCCGCGGAGCGACCCGACGCCGACGAGGCTCCGACGGACGGCGACGAGCCGGAAACCGGCGACGAGGAGCCGCCGGACCCGTCCGAAGCGGCCGACGACCCTGATCCGCCGGAGGCCGACTCCGAGACGGCTGCGGAGACTGACGCCGACGAGCCCGACTCGGCCGACGAACCCGACACGGCTACGGAATCCAGCGACGCTGACGCCGAGACGGACGAACCCGTCGCACTCGAGCCGGAGCCCGAACCCGGGGAGACCGACCCGTTCGAGCCGGCCGATCGGTACCCGGAGTCCGATTCGAGCGGCGGGCTCGAGAAGGTCGACGACGCTCCCGAGGACGACGCGCCGGCGGCGGACGCGCCGCGCCCGCCAGAGGAGCGAGAGTCCTCGAGCGCCCCGGAGCCGGGAGCCCAACACGACGCGGACGGTGAGGCGGCGGACGACGGTGACGAGGCGGCGGGCGACGACGAGACGTCGCTCGAGCCCGCCGAAGCCGACAACCCGCGCGAGCGAGACGACCTCCCGTCCGCACCCGACGACGACGTTTCGGCGGCCCCCGAAGACGACCAGCCCGAGGCGAAAACCGACGGCGAGGGCGTCGTCCGCGACCACAACGAGGGGCCGGCTCAGGAGCCGACGTACCCGGATCCGGACGAGGACATCGGCGGTATCTCGACGCCGCCGGACGACCAGGAGATGCCGCTGGCCGATCACATCGAGGAGATGATCATGCGGCTCGCGGTCGTTCTTCTGGTCGGCTCGGCGTTCACCGCCCTCGGGCTGCTGTGGGCGTCGGACGCCATCGCGATCATCTGGGCCGACGTCATCCCCGACAGCGAGCTCCGGCCGCCCCACGTTTACCACCCGCTCGAGCTGTGGCTGACCCGGATCAAGGTCGCCGCGCTGCTAGGGATCATGGCCGCCTTACCGATGGTCGTCTACCAGACGTACCTGTTCATGAAGCCGGGGCTGTACCCCAACGAGCGCAAGTACTACCTCGCCGCCGTGCCGACGAGTGTGATCCTCGCGGGACTCGGCATGCTGTTTTCGTACTTTCTCATCCTCCCCATCCTGTTCCGGTACTTCACCTTCTACTCGGAGGGGAGTGCGAACATCGCCTACGCGCTGGGCGAGACGTTCAACCTGATAATCACGCTCACCGGCTTTCTCGCGGTCGTCTTCCAGATTCCGCTGTTCATCATGCTCGCGATCATGATGGGCGTGACGACCCGCCGCTGGCTCGCCGACAAGCGACTCTACTTCTGGGCCGCGTTCGCGGGGCTCGCGTTCATGTTCACGATGGACCCGACGATGATGGCGCCCATCTTCGTCGCGCTCACGATGATCATGTTGTTCGAGGGGACGCTGCTCGTCCTCAAGTGGGTCGGCCGGGAGTAG
- a CDS encoding alpha/beta fold hydrolase, whose product MPRATSDGVSIYYERDDGEDVPVVFVQGLGYGRWMWRWQREAVAGDHEVIAPDNRGTGRSEAGLPPVVPKLPRKLRAALLAGPLSYSVEGMAADLEAVLEDAGVREAHVVGASLGGMVAQAYALEYARAKTLTLCCTTHGGSDALAIPEETMAHLGSTPKGASEREVARHRMRPAFTERFTNRNPHLMDRIVEWRLEQDASDPAREAQGGAALAHDVGDRLGEIRVPTLVLHGTDDRVVPVENGELLAEKIPDTRLETFDGGSHLFFIEDDDRVTERLLAFLETGE is encoded by the coding sequence ATGCCACGGGCGACCAGCGACGGCGTGTCGATCTACTACGAACGCGACGACGGCGAGGACGTGCCGGTGGTCTTCGTGCAGGGACTCGGCTACGGGCGGTGGATGTGGCGCTGGCAGCGCGAGGCGGTCGCCGGCGACCACGAGGTGATCGCCCCCGACAACCGCGGAACGGGCCGCTCGGAGGCGGGACTGCCGCCGGTCGTTCCGAAACTCCCGCGCAAACTCCGCGCGGCGCTGCTCGCGGGGCCGCTCAGCTACTCGGTCGAGGGGATGGCCGCCGACCTCGAGGCCGTCCTCGAGGACGCGGGCGTTCGTGAGGCCCACGTCGTCGGCGCGAGCCTCGGCGGCATGGTCGCGCAGGCGTACGCCCTCGAGTACGCGAGAGCGAAGACGCTGACGCTTTGCTGTACGACACACGGCGGCTCCGACGCGCTGGCGATCCCCGAGGAGACGATGGCGCACCTCGGCTCCACCCCGAAGGGGGCGAGCGAGCGCGAGGTCGCCCGCCACCGGATGCGCCCCGCCTTCACCGAGCGCTTTACCAATCGGAACCCCCACCTGATGGACCGGATCGTCGAGTGGCGCCTCGAGCAGGACGCGAGCGACCCCGCCCGCGAGGCTCAAGGCGGCGCCGCCCTCGCACACGACGTCGGCGACCGCCTCGGGGAGATACGGGTGCCGACGCTGGTGCTCCACGGAACGGACGATCGTGTCGTCCCCGTCGAGAACGGCGAGCTGCTCGCCGAGAAGATTCCGGACACCCGCCTCGAGACGTTCGACGGCGGCTCCCACCTCTTTTTCATCGAGGACGACGACCGGGTGACCGAACGGCTGCTGGCGTTTCTCGAGACGGGTGAGTGA